One genomic window of Thermus caldifontis includes the following:
- a CDS encoding DUF420 domain-containing protein: protein MKELLGLLAVWSIVLSGLALLVGVALIRRGKRVWHHRAMLTATSLALLFLVFYLAKWALHGTTAYGGPEAWRGAYYLLLITHTLLAALNGPLALYVIWRAFRGEFILHKRWAKVLVPIWLYVAASGWVIYLVLKRYGVETGTIAF from the coding sequence GTGAAGGAGCTTTTGGGCTTGCTGGCGGTTTGGAGCATCGTGCTCTCAGGGTTGGCGCTGCTGGTGGGGGTTGCCTTGATCAGAAGGGGGAAGAGGGTCTGGCATCACCGGGCCATGCTCACGGCCACCTCCTTGGCCCTCCTTTTCCTGGTCTTCTACCTGGCCAAATGGGCCCTTCATGGCACCACCGCCTACGGGGGGCCTGAGGCCTGGCGGGGAGCCTACTACCTTCTCCTCATCACCCACACCCTCCTGGCCGCCCTCAACGGACCGTTGGCCCTTTACGTGATCTGGCGGGCTTTTAGAGGGGAGTTCATTCTGCACAAGCGTTGGGCCAAGGTGCTGGTGCCCATCTGGCTGTACGTGGCCGCATCGGGTTGGGTCATTTATCTCGTGCTGAAGCGGTACGGGGTGGAAACGGGAACTATCGCTTTTTAG
- the argJ gene encoding bifunctional glutamate N-acetyltransferase/amino-acid acetyltransferase ArgJ translates to MAVKLPRGFRAGATRAGIKPSGKPDLALLVSGLPASWAYVATQNRAAAPSIHRGRALHAQGGPLRAVVVNAGNANCATGERGFLDDRRMAEAAALRLGLSVEEVLTASTGVIGVPLPVEKVEAGLPQIELTPYADAFAEAILTTDLVAKVAEAEVEGARIVGIAKGSGMIHPNMATMLAFLVTDAALPQGALREVWRGIVDRTFNQVTVDGDTSTNDLALVMANGAYGGVPLEAFVPALEGVARELARKMARDGEGATKLMTVRVVGAATEEEARRAARTIAGSALWKSALYGNDPNWGRILAALGNSGARFDPLRVRIQVQGIVLYAGGALPFDRQAASQAMRSEEVEILVELQEGHGEGVAWGCDLTEGYVKINALYTT, encoded by the coding sequence ATGGCCGTGAAGCTGCCAAGGGGGTTCCGCGCAGGGGCCACCCGGGCGGGCATCAAACCTTCGGGCAAGCCCGATCTAGCCCTTTTGGTGTCCGGCCTTCCCGCTTCCTGGGCCTATGTGGCCACGCAGAATCGGGCCGCTGCCCCTTCCATCCACCGGGGCAGGGCCCTTCATGCCCAAGGGGGCCCCTTACGGGCGGTGGTGGTCAACGCGGGCAACGCCAACTGCGCTACCGGGGAGCGTGGTTTTTTGGACGACCGGCGCATGGCTGAGGCCGCGGCCCTGCGCTTGGGGCTTTCCGTGGAGGAGGTCTTGACGGCTTCCACTGGGGTCATCGGCGTTCCCCTTCCCGTGGAGAAGGTGGAGGCGGGTCTACCCCAGATTGAGCTCACCCCCTATGCCGATGCCTTCGCCGAGGCCATCCTCACCACCGACCTGGTGGCCAAGGTGGCCGAGGCCGAGGTGGAGGGGGCGAGGATCGTGGGCATCGCCAAGGGAAGCGGCATGATCCACCCCAACATGGCCACCATGCTGGCCTTCCTGGTGACGGATGCTGCGTTGCCCCAGGGGGCCTTAAGGGAAGTCTGGCGGGGCATTGTGGACCGCACCTTCAACCAGGTGACCGTGGACGGGGATACCTCCACCAACGACCTTGCCCTGGTCATGGCCAACGGGGCTTATGGTGGGGTGCCCCTCGAGGCCTTCGTCCCCGCCTTGGAGGGAGTGGCCCGGGAGCTGGCCAGGAAGATGGCCCGGGATGGGGAGGGGGCTACTAAGCTCATGACCGTGCGGGTGGTGGGGGCGGCCACGGAGGAGGAGGCCAGGCGAGCGGCGAGGACCATAGCGGGGAGCGCCCTCTGGAAAAGCGCCCTTTACGGAAACGATCCCAACTGGGGTCGCATTTTGGCGGCGTTAGGCAACTCGGGAGCCCGGTTTGATCCCCTAAGGGTGCGGATCCAGGTGCAGGGGATTGTCCTGTATGCCGGAGGCGCCCTTCCCTTTGACCGGCAGGCCGCCAGCCAAGCTATGCGCTCGGAAGAGGTGGAAATCCTGGTGGAGCTTCAGGAGGGCCACGGGGAGGGCGTGGCCTGGGGGTGTGATTTGACGGAGGGGTATGTTAAGATTAACGCCCTTTATACAACATAA
- the argC gene encoding N-acetyl-gamma-glutamyl-phosphate reductase has protein sequence MGIVGASGYGGAELLRLLKAHPGVEVVGFSSRKYEGKPLSAAWPQLWDSRPFHSQEEVLDRAEVVFLALPNGLAMELTPKLLEAGKRVIDLSGDYRLPPEVYEAWYGIPHKSPGLYPVAIYGLPELHREELKGARLVANPGCYVTAATLALAPLASAGVLRRAFVVGLSGVSGAGREGEGTFFAEVNENLKPYKVGGTHRHIPEMERNLGRLLAQGPRVRTHGPVGEVRLTFVPHLVPMTRGILVTAEAEVDGDWSQGTLDELYGDFYMGEPFVRVLREALPETKGTYASNRVDVKPLYEPRTGRVLVFAALDNLVKGMAGQAVQNLNLMLGFPEETALPKEGIWP, from the coding sequence GTGGGGATTGTGGGGGCTTCGGGGTACGGGGGGGCTGAGCTTCTCCGCTTGCTGAAGGCCCACCCCGGGGTGGAGGTGGTGGGGTTTAGCAGCCGCAAATACGAGGGGAAGCCCCTTTCGGCTGCCTGGCCCCAGCTGTGGGATAGTAGGCCCTTTCATTCCCAAGAGGAGGTCCTGGACCGGGCCGAGGTGGTCTTCCTGGCCCTGCCCAACGGTCTGGCCATGGAGCTTACCCCCAAGCTCCTGGAGGCGGGTAAACGGGTAATAGACCTCTCCGGGGACTATCGGCTTCCGCCGGAGGTCTACGAGGCTTGGTATGGCATCCCCCATAAGAGCCCGGGGCTTTACCCGGTGGCCATCTATGGCCTTCCCGAACTCCACCGGGAGGAGCTAAAGGGGGCGAGGCTGGTGGCCAATCCCGGTTGCTACGTGACGGCCGCCACCTTGGCCCTGGCGCCCCTGGCCTCGGCAGGGGTCCTGCGGAGGGCTTTTGTGGTGGGCCTTAGCGGGGTTTCCGGGGCGGGGAGAGAGGGGGAAGGGACTTTCTTTGCCGAGGTCAACGAGAACCTCAAGCCCTACAAGGTAGGGGGTACCCACCGCCATATCCCGGAGATGGAGAGAAACTTGGGGCGTCTATTGGCCCAGGGGCCGAGGGTGAGGACCCACGGGCCGGTGGGGGAGGTGCGCTTAACCTTTGTGCCCCACCTGGTGCCCATGACCCGGGGCATCCTGGTTACCGCGGAGGCCGAGGTGGATGGGGACTGGAGCCAGGGTACTTTGGACGAACTTTATGGCGATTTTTACATGGGGGAGCCCTTTGTGCGGGTACTGCGGGAGGCCTTGCCCGAGACCAAGGGTACCTATGCCTCCAACCGGGTGGATGTGAAACCTCTCTATGAGCCCCGAACCGGGCGTGTCCTCGTGTTTGCCGCCTTGGATAACCTGGTCAAGGGTATGGCGGGCCAAGCGGTGCAGAACCTGAACCTGATGCTGGGTTTTCCTGAAGAAACCGCGCTTCCCAAGGAGGGTATATGGCCGTGA
- the argF gene encoding ornithine carbamoyltransferase, which produces MVGDALTRPKDLLDFSAHGRQEVLALLTLAERLKRERYRGEDLKGKVLALLFEKPSLRTRTTLEVAMLHLGGHAVYLDQKQVGIGEREPVRDIAKNLERFVEGIAARVYRHETVEELARHARIPVINALSDRAHPLQALADLLTLKEAFGGWEGLEVAWVGDGNNVLNSLLEVAPFVGLRVRVATPKGYEPDPGLLQKAGAFLTHNPKEAALGAHALYTDVWTSMGQEAERERRLQDFHGFQVNGELLKLLRPEGIFLHCLPAHYGEETTEEAVHGPQSRVFDQAENRLYTAKAVLLRLLS; this is translated from the coding sequence ATGGTGGGAGATGCCCTCACTCGGCCCAAGGACCTTTTGGACTTCTCGGCCCACGGTCGCCAGGAGGTTTTGGCCCTCCTGACCTTGGCGGAAAGGCTGAAAAGGGAGCGTTACCGCGGGGAGGACCTTAAGGGGAAGGTCCTGGCCCTGCTCTTTGAGAAGCCCTCCTTGCGTACCCGCACCACCCTCGAGGTGGCCATGCTTCACCTGGGAGGGCATGCCGTTTACCTGGACCAAAAGCAGGTGGGCATCGGCGAGCGAGAGCCTGTCAGGGATATTGCCAAGAACCTGGAGCGCTTTGTGGAGGGGATCGCTGCTCGCGTGTACCGGCACGAAACCGTGGAGGAACTCGCTCGCCACGCCCGGATTCCCGTGATCAATGCCCTTTCCGACCGGGCCCATCCCCTGCAGGCCCTGGCGGACCTCCTCACCCTAAAGGAGGCCTTCGGGGGATGGGAGGGCCTCGAGGTGGCCTGGGTGGGGGATGGGAACAATGTCTTGAACTCCCTTCTGGAGGTGGCCCCCTTTGTAGGCCTTCGCGTACGGGTGGCCACGCCCAAGGGGTACGAGCCGGATCCTGGCCTTTTGCAAAAGGCGGGGGCGTTCTTAACCCATAATCCCAAGGAGGCGGCCCTGGGGGCCCATGCCCTTTACACCGATGTCTGGACCAGCATGGGCCAAGAGGCGGAACGGGAAAGAAGGCTCCAGGATTTCCACGGCTTTCAGGTTAACGGGGAGCTCTTGAAGCTTCTCCGGCCCGAGGGCATTTTTCTCCACTGCCTTCCCGCCCATTATGGGGAGGAAACCACCGAGGAGGCGGTGCACGGGCCCCAAAGCCGGGTCTTTGACCAGGCAGAGAACCGTCTTTACACCGCCAAGGCCGTCCTCCTGCGCTTGCTAAGCTAG
- the modA gene encoding molybdate ABC transporter substrate-binding protein — protein MLKNSLLVVFLGVLGLSPAWAQPRQVRVVAAADLQYALSDVARAFEAQNPGIRVVLTFGSSGKFYTQLTQGLEADIYFSAEKIYPQLLEEKGLAEPGTRKPYAIGRMVIWLDRSLGLKPSPEALEDPRITRLAIANPMHAPYGRAAVTLLEHYGLLKRRADAPISGLKKPFLSLSWEEIPWETLSRGVEAYWDASPLRQGKSSFEFVYGENISQTAQLALTTTKAGILALSLAVHENLSKPGVYWLSPLGSHLTLEQDYVILKGRMRPEVMAFYRFVGGPEARAVFKRYGFLLPGEKPE, from the coding sequence ATGTTAAAAAACAGCCTTCTGGTGGTTTTCCTAGGGGTCCTAGGCCTTAGCCCAGCCTGGGCCCAGCCGAGGCAGGTAAGGGTGGTAGCCGCTGCCGACCTGCAGTACGCCTTATCGGACGTAGCCAGGGCTTTTGAAGCCCAGAACCCAGGCATCCGGGTGGTCCTCACCTTCGGCTCCTCGGGGAAGTTCTACACCCAGCTCACCCAGGGCCTCGAGGCGGACATCTACTTCTCCGCTGAAAAGATCTACCCCCAGCTCCTGGAGGAAAAAGGGCTTGCTGAACCGGGTACCCGCAAGCCCTACGCCATAGGGCGCATGGTGATCTGGCTGGATCGGAGCCTAGGCCTTAAGCCAAGCCCCGAGGCCCTCGAGGACCCCAGGATCACCCGGCTCGCCATCGCCAACCCCATGCATGCCCCTTATGGCCGGGCTGCCGTCACCCTCTTGGAGCACTATGGTCTTCTCAAGCGCCGGGCTGACGCCCCCATTTCCGGCCTCAAGAAACCCTTCCTTAGCCTCTCCTGGGAGGAGATCCCTTGGGAAACCCTGTCCCGGGGTGTGGAGGCCTACTGGGACGCCTCACCCCTCCGCCAAGGCAAGTCTAGTTTTGAGTTCGTGTACGGGGAAAATATCTCCCAAACAGCCCAGCTGGCCCTCACCACCACCAAGGCCGGCATCCTGGCCCTCTCCCTTGCCGTGCATGAGAACCTATCCAAACCCGGGGTCTACTGGCTTTCCCCCTTAGGGAGCCACCTTACCCTGGAACAGGACTACGTGATTCTGAAAGGAAGGATGCGGCCTGAGGTTATGGCCTTCTACCGGTTTGTGGGAGGCCCTGAGGCCCGGGCCGTCTTCAAGCGGTACGGGTTCCTACTGCCCGGAGAGAAACCTGAGTAG
- the modB gene encoding molybdate ABC transporter permease subunit, which yields MDPLFWTALRLSLQVALVSSLILLLLGIPLAWTLAFHRFPGKSLLEAVFLLPLVLPPTVLGFYLLLFLGPEGLWPRITGLSWAFRFEGLVFASVLFSLPFALTAFREAFLALDRNLLEVARTLGVGKAKIGTRVVLPLVWPGLLSGTLLAFAHTLGEFGVVLMVGGSIPGKTQMVSIYIYDLVQALRFEDAAKAALVLLGLSLAVLVAVRSLEAKGRAWKSIT from the coding sequence ATGGACCCCCTCTTTTGGACCGCCCTCCGCCTATCCCTCCAGGTGGCCCTCGTATCCTCCCTAATCCTTCTCCTCCTGGGCATTCCCCTGGCCTGGACCCTGGCCTTTCATCGCTTCCCAGGAAAGTCCCTGCTGGAAGCCGTCTTTCTCCTTCCCCTGGTCCTACCGCCCACGGTGCTGGGCTTTTACCTTCTCCTGTTCCTCGGGCCGGAGGGCCTCTGGCCCAGGATCACGGGCCTCTCCTGGGCCTTCCGCTTTGAAGGCCTGGTCTTCGCCAGCGTCCTCTTCAGCCTGCCCTTCGCCCTCACCGCCTTCCGGGAGGCCTTTTTGGCCCTGGACCGCAACCTCCTGGAGGTGGCCCGGACCCTCGGGGTGGGTAAGGCCAAGATAGGGACACGGGTGGTCCTACCCCTGGTCTGGCCGGGTCTCCTTTCCGGGACCCTCCTGGCCTTCGCCCACACCCTGGGGGAGTTCGGGGTGGTCCTCATGGTGGGGGGCTCCATCCCCGGAAAGACCCAGATGGTCAGCATTTACATCTACGACCTCGTGCAGGCCCTGCGTTTTGAGGATGCAGCCAAAGCCGCACTGGTCCTCCTCGGTCTGAGCCTAGCCGTATTGGTGGCCGTGCGCTCTTTGGAGGCTAAGGGGCGGGCATGGAAGTCCATTACCTGA
- a CDS encoding ABC transporter ATP-binding protein yields MEVHYLIRKPILLEARFHIRGFTVLLGESGVGKTTLLRALAGLVKAEGTPYGGLPPERRPVGYLPQDLALFPHMTAWENVAFPLKGGNLKERALALLQRVGLLEHAHKRPHQLSGGQRQRVALARALARSPELLLLDEPTSALDPLTKDRILGELVDLIRQEGIPALAVSHDPALARMADWLLVMGRGRILQEGPPEEVLASPKEVEVARLLGYENLFPVRIGEEGVWLGPVHLRLPLPPWARPGQEAWLGVRAEEVIVVREDRPPPPQNVLEGVLESLYPEGLAYRGHFQGPVALSLLLPRHVQERLGLHPGQRLRVALKPHYLHLMPGQAD; encoded by the coding sequence ATGGAAGTCCATTACCTGATCAGAAAGCCCATTCTCCTCGAGGCCCGCTTTCACATCCGGGGCTTCACCGTCCTCTTGGGGGAAAGCGGGGTGGGCAAAACCACTTTGCTCAGGGCCTTGGCCGGCCTGGTAAAGGCCGAAGGCACACCGTACGGCGGGCTTCCCCCGGAACGAAGGCCCGTGGGCTACCTGCCCCAGGACTTGGCCCTTTTCCCCCACATGACCGCCTGGGAGAACGTGGCCTTTCCCCTAAAGGGCGGAAACCTCAAGGAGAGGGCCCTTGCCCTTTTACAACGGGTGGGGCTTCTGGAGCATGCCCATAAGCGCCCGCACCAGCTTTCCGGTGGGCAGAGGCAACGGGTGGCCCTGGCCCGGGCCTTGGCCAGAAGCCCGGAACTCCTCCTCCTGGACGAGCCCACCAGCGCCCTGGACCCCCTCACCAAGGACCGCATCCTGGGGGAGCTGGTGGACCTCATCCGCCAGGAGGGGATACCGGCCCTGGCCGTCAGCCACGACCCCGCCTTGGCCCGCATGGCCGACTGGCTCTTGGTGATGGGGCGGGGGAGGATCCTTCAGGAAGGCCCCCCCGAGGAAGTCCTGGCCTCCCCCAAGGAGGTGGAGGTGGCCCGGCTTTTGGGGTACGAGAACCTCTTTCCTGTGCGCATCGGGGAAGAAGGGGTCTGGCTTGGCCCCGTCCACCTACGCCTTCCCCTTCCTCCTTGGGCCCGCCCAGGGCAAGAGGCCTGGCTGGGGGTGCGGGCGGAGGAGGTGATCGTGGTGCGGGAGGATCGGCCGCCCCCACCCCAGAATGTGCTGGAAGGCGTTCTAGAAAGCCTGTATCCCGAGGGGTTGGCCTACCGTGGGCACTTCCAAGGACCTGTGGCCTTGAGCCTCCTCCTGCCCCGCCACGTGCAGGAAAGGCTGGGCCTGCATCCCGGCCAACGGCTTCGCGTGGCCTTGAAGCCCCACTACCTGCACCTGATGCCAGGCCAGGCGGACTAG
- the hisS gene encoding histidine--tRNA ligase: MAVRGAKDLFGVELRLHQQIVATARRVLEAAGALELITPIFEETQVFEKGVGIATDIVRKEMFTFQDRGGRSLTLRPEGTAAMVRAYLEQGMKVWPQPVRLWMAGPMFRAERPQKGRYRQFHQVSYEALGSDNPILDAEAVVLLWESLKELGLRRLTLKLSSVGDPEDRARYNAYLREVLSPYREELSPDSQERLELNPMRILDSKSEKDQALLQELGVKPMLDFLGEEARAHLKAVERHLERLSVPYELDPALVRGLDYYVRTAFEVHHAEIGAQSALGGGGRYDGLSELLGGPRVPGVGFAFGVERVALALEAEGFRLPEEGGPDVYLIPLTEEAVAEAFYLAEALRPRIRAEYALSPKRPGRGVEEALKRNAAFAGFLGEDELKTGEVTLKRLATGEQVRLPQREALGFLLSALA, from the coding sequence ATGGCGGTTCGCGGCGCCAAGGACCTCTTCGGCGTGGAGCTAAGGCTCCACCAGCAGATCGTGGCCACCGCCCGCCGGGTTTTGGAGGCGGCAGGGGCTTTGGAGCTCATCACCCCCATCTTTGAAGAAACCCAGGTCTTTGAAAAAGGGGTGGGGATCGCCACCGACATCGTCCGCAAGGAGATGTTCACCTTCCAGGACCGGGGCGGGCGCTCCCTCACCCTCCGCCCTGAGGGCACCGCCGCCATGGTGCGGGCCTATCTGGAGCAGGGGATGAAGGTCTGGCCCCAGCCGGTAAGGCTTTGGATGGCGGGGCCCATGTTCCGGGCGGAAAGACCCCAGAAAGGGCGCTACCGCCAGTTCCACCAGGTGAGCTACGAGGCTTTGGGCTCGGATAACCCCATCCTGGACGCCGAGGCCGTGGTGCTTCTTTGGGAAAGCCTTAAGGAGCTGGGCCTGAGGCGGCTTACCCTGAAGCTTTCCTCCGTGGGGGACCCGGAGGACCGGGCCCGCTACAACGCCTACCTGAGGGAGGTGCTCAGCCCTTACCGGGAAGAGCTTTCCCCCGACTCCCAAGAGCGCCTCGAGCTCAACCCCATGCGCATCCTGGACTCCAAAAGCGAAAAGGACCAGGCCCTTTTGCAGGAACTTGGCGTCAAGCCCATGCTGGACTTCCTGGGAGAAGAGGCCCGAGCCCACCTGAAGGCGGTGGAACGGCACCTGGAGAGGCTCTCCGTGCCCTACGAACTGGACCCAGCCCTGGTGCGGGGCCTGGACTACTACGTACGCACGGCCTTTGAGGTGCACCATGCGGAGATCGGGGCGCAAAGCGCCTTGGGAGGCGGGGGAAGGTACGACGGGCTTTCCGAGCTCCTGGGGGGACCGAGGGTACCCGGGGTGGGTTTCGCCTTTGGGGTGGAGAGGGTGGCCCTGGCCCTGGAGGCGGAGGGGTTCCGCCTTCCCGAGGAGGGAGGACCCGACGTCTACCTGATCCCCCTGACGGAGGAAGCGGTGGCCGAAGCCTTTTATCTGGCGGAGGCCTTAAGACCCCGCATCCGGGCGGAGTACGCCCTAAGCCCCAAGAGGCCCGGCAGGGGCGTGGAGGAAGCCCTAAAGCGGAACGCGGCCTTCGCGGGCTTCTTGGGAGAGGATGAGCTGAAAACCGGTGAGGTCACCTTGAAGCGCCTGGCCACCGGGGAACAGGTGCGCCTTCCCCAAAGGGAGGCCCTGGGCTTCCTCCTTTCCGCCCTGGCGTGA
- the aspS gene encoding aspartate--tRNA ligase, whose translation MRRTHFAGSLREEHVGEEVVLEGWVNRRRDLGGLIFLDLRDREGLVQLVAHPESPAYQEAERVRSEWVVRVKGTVRLRPEPNPRLPTGKVEVELSSLEVLSEAKTPPFPIDAGWRGEEEREVSEELRLKYRYLDLRRKRMQENLRLRHRVIKAIWDFLDREGFIQVETPFLTKSTPEGARDFLVPYRQQPGLFYALPQSPQLFKQMLMVAGFDRYFQIARCFRDEDLRADRQPDFTQMDLEMSFVEVEDILTLNERLMAHVFREGLGVELPLPFPRLAYQEALERFGSDKPDTRFGLELKEVGHLFRESAFQVFREAERVKALAVPRALSRKEIAELEEVAKRHGAKGLAFARVEEGGLAGGIAKFLEPVQHHLLETTKAGPGQTLLFVAGPAKVAATAMGQVRLKLAELLDLPREGFHFLWVVDFPLLEWDQERGQYTYMHHPFTRPHPEDLPLLDTDPGRVRALAYDLVLNGTEVGGGSIRIHDPVLQARMFRVLGIGEEEQREKFGFFLEALTYGAPPHGGIAWGLDRLLALMTASPSIREVIAFPKNKEGKDPLTGAPSPVSEEQLRELGLMVIAHG comes from the coding sequence ATGCGCCGCACCCACTTCGCCGGAAGCCTAAGGGAAGAACACGTGGGGGAGGAGGTGGTCCTCGAGGGGTGGGTGAACCGCCGCCGGGACCTGGGGGGGCTCATCTTCCTGGACCTCCGCGACCGCGAAGGGCTGGTCCAACTGGTGGCCCACCCGGAAAGCCCCGCTTACCAGGAAGCCGAACGCGTCCGCTCGGAGTGGGTGGTCCGGGTAAAGGGCACCGTGCGCCTGCGCCCCGAGCCCAACCCTCGCCTGCCCACGGGGAAAGTGGAGGTGGAGCTTTCCTCCTTGGAGGTGCTTTCCGAAGCCAAAACCCCTCCCTTTCCCATAGATGCCGGCTGGCGCGGCGAGGAGGAAAGGGAGGTCTCGGAGGAACTCCGCCTAAAATACCGCTACCTGGACCTCCGCAGGAAGAGGATGCAGGAAAACCTGCGCCTACGCCACCGGGTCATCAAGGCCATCTGGGACTTCCTGGACCGGGAAGGCTTCATCCAGGTGGAAACCCCCTTCCTGACCAAGAGCACCCCGGAAGGGGCCCGGGACTTCCTGGTGCCTTACCGCCAGCAACCGGGCCTTTTCTACGCCCTGCCCCAATCCCCGCAGCTTTTCAAGCAGATGCTGATGGTGGCGGGCTTTGACCGCTACTTCCAAATCGCCCGCTGCTTCCGGGACGAGGACCTCCGGGCCGACCGCCAACCCGACTTCACCCAAATGGACCTGGAGATGAGTTTTGTGGAGGTGGAGGATATCCTAACGCTTAACGAAAGGCTCATGGCCCACGTGTTCCGCGAGGGCTTGGGGGTGGAGCTTCCCCTTCCCTTTCCCCGCCTCGCCTACCAGGAGGCCCTGGAGCGGTTTGGCTCCGATAAGCCCGACACCCGCTTTGGCCTGGAGCTCAAGGAGGTGGGGCACCTCTTCCGGGAAAGCGCCTTTCAGGTTTTCCGGGAAGCGGAAAGGGTAAAGGCCCTGGCGGTGCCCAGGGCCCTCTCCCGAAAGGAGATCGCCGAGCTGGAGGAGGTGGCCAAGCGCCACGGGGCCAAGGGCCTGGCCTTTGCTAGGGTGGAGGAAGGGGGACTGGCAGGCGGGATCGCCAAGTTCTTGGAACCCGTACAGCACCATCTCCTAGAGACCACGAAAGCCGGCCCGGGGCAAACCCTCCTCTTCGTGGCGGGGCCCGCCAAGGTAGCGGCCACCGCTATGGGGCAGGTGCGGCTTAAGCTGGCGGAGCTCTTGGACCTCCCCCGGGAAGGCTTCCACTTCCTCTGGGTGGTGGACTTTCCCCTCCTGGAGTGGGACCAGGAAAGGGGCCAGTACACCTATATGCACCATCCCTTTACCCGCCCCCATCCTGAAGACCTACCCCTTCTGGACACCGATCCGGGAAGGGTCCGGGCCTTGGCCTACGACCTGGTGCTGAACGGCACCGAGGTGGGGGGTGGGTCCATCCGCATCCACGACCCGGTCCTTCAGGCCAGGATGTTCCGGGTGCTGGGCATCGGGGAGGAGGAGCAGCGGGAAAAGTTTGGCTTTTTCCTCGAGGCCCTCACCTACGGGGCCCCACCCCACGGGGGCATCGCCTGGGGGCTGGACCGCCTGCTGGCCCTCATGACCGCTAGCCCCTCCATCCGCGAGGTCATCGCCTTCCCCAAGAACAAGGAGGGCAAGGACCCCCTCACCGGGGCCCCAAGCCCTGTGTCCGAGGAGCAGCTTCGCGAACTGGGTCTTATGGTGATCGCCCATGGCTAG
- a CDS encoding PhzF family phenazine biosynthesis protein, which yields MARIPYVIVDAFASTPGTGNRVAIVLDARGMGLEEMQSLARRLGEPETAFVTEKQGTLFSVRFFTPTGEVEFSGHAALALGLTLVRLGLAPEGTERLYLHTPTEALPVEILYEAGEPKKALVRGPAPRFRDLPPYQALKEVLEALGSDERYLHRGLPYGIAYTGLWSLFVPLIAPGVVDALEPEMEALAAVSRKLEVATVHAYAPMGPRSFYARDFAPLLGIPEDPVTGSANAALGALLARAGVVPRREGRVVLTIYQGHRLGNPGVVEVVVEYSPTGQPYSVQIGGEAVQVFAGEL from the coding sequence ATGGCTAGGATTCCCTACGTGATCGTGGACGCCTTTGCCTCCACCCCGGGAACCGGCAACCGGGTGGCCATCGTTTTGGATGCCAGGGGAATGGGCCTGGAGGAAATGCAAAGCCTTGCCCGGCGCCTGGGCGAGCCGGAAACCGCCTTTGTCACGGAAAAACAAGGCACCCTTTTTTCCGTGCGCTTTTTCACCCCTACAGGGGAGGTGGAGTTTTCCGGGCATGCCGCCTTGGCCCTGGGCCTGACCCTGGTGCGCCTGGGCCTGGCCCCGGAAGGGACAGAGCGGCTTTACCTTCACACCCCCACTGAGGCCCTGCCGGTGGAGATCCTCTATGAGGCCGGGGAGCCCAAGAAGGCCCTGGTGCGGGGCCCTGCCCCCAGGTTCCGCGACCTCCCTCCCTACCAGGCCTTGAAGGAGGTCCTCGAGGCCCTGGGCTCCGACGAGCGCTACCTGCACCGGGGACTTCCTTACGGCATCGCCTACACCGGGCTTTGGAGCCTCTTTGTCCCCCTGATTGCCCCCGGGGTAGTGGACGCCCTGGAGCCGGAGATGGAGGCCCTGGCGGCGGTTTCCCGGAAGCTGGAAGTGGCCACGGTGCACGCCTACGCTCCCATGGGGCCAAGGAGCTTCTACGCCCGGGACTTCGCCCCCCTCTTGGGCATCCCCGAGGACCCGGTAACGGGCTCCGCCAACGCCGCCTTGGGGGCCCTCTTGGCCCGGGCTGGGGTGGTGCCCCGGAGGGAGGGCCGGGTGGTCCTCACCATCTACCAAGGCCACCGCCTGGGTAACCCCGGGGTGGTGGAGGTGGTGGTGGAGTATAGCCCCACCGGCCAGCCCTATAGCGTCCAGATCGGTGGGGAAGCGGTCCAGGTCTTCGCTGGGGAACTCTGA